From a region of the Rhinolophus sinicus isolate RSC01 linkage group LG04, ASM3656204v1, whole genome shotgun sequence genome:
- the GALT gene encoding galactose-1-phosphate uridylyltransferase isoform X6 — MSRSGVGPEQHRQGSEADATATPFQAREHQHIRYNPLQDEWVLVSAHRMKRPWQGQVEPSLLKTVPRHDPHNPLCPGATRANGEVNPHYDSTFLFDNDFPALQPDAPNPGPSDHPLFQAEAARGVCKVLCFHPWSDVTLPLMSVPEIRAVVDVWASVTEELGAQYPWVQIFENKGAMMGCSNPHPHCQVWASSFLPDIAQREERSQRAYQSQHGEPLLMEYGRQELLRKERLVLTSEHWLVLVPFWAVWPFQTLLLPRRHVRRLPELTPAERDDLAFIMKKLLTKYDNLFETSFPYTMGWHGAPTGSEAEANWDHWQLHAHYYPPLLRSSTVRKFMVGYEMLAQAQRDLTPEQAAERLRALPEVHYSLGPKDRETAAIS, encoded by the exons ATGTCGCGCAGCGGTGTGGGTCCAGAGCAGCACCGGCAGGGGTCAGAGGCGGACGCTACCGCTACACCCTTCCAGGCAAGAG AGCATCAGCATATCCGCTACAACCCGCTACAGGATGAGTGGGTGTTGGTGTCAGCTCACCGTATGAAGCGGCCCTGGCAGGGACAAGTAGAGCCCTCGCTTTTGAAAACAGTGCCCCGCCATGACCCCCACAACCCTCTGTGTCCTGGTGCTACACGGGCCAATGGAGAG GTGAATCCCCACTACGATAGCACCTTCCTGTTTGACAACGACttcccagctctgcagcctgATGCACCCAATCCAG GACCCAGCGATCACCCCCTTTTCCAAGCAGAGGCTGCTCGAGGCGTTTG TAAGGTCCTGTGCTTCCACCCCTGGTCGGATGTGACGCTGCCACTCATGTCAGTTCCTGAGATCCGCGCTGTTGTGGATGTGTGGGCCTCAGTCACAGAAGAGCTGGGTGCCCAGTACCCCTGGGTGCAG ATCTTTGAAAACAAAGGAGCCATGATGGGCTgttccaacccccacccccactgccag GTGTGGGCCAGCAGTTTCCTGCCAGATATTGCCCAGCGTGAGGAGCGATCTCAGCGGGCCTATCAGAGTCAGCATGGAGAGCCCCTGCTGATGGAGTATGGCCGCCAGGAGCTGctcaggaag GAACGTCTAGTTCTAACCAGTGAGCACTGGTTAGTGCTGGTTCCCTTCTGGGCAGTGTGGCCCTTCCAGACACTGCTGCTGCCCCGTCGGCATGTGCGGCGGCTGCCTGAGCTGACCCCTGCTGAGCGTGATG ATCTAGCCTTCATCATGAAGAAGCTCTTGACCAAATACGACAACCTATTTGAGACCTCCTTTCCCTACACCATGGGCTGGCACG GGGCTCCCACGGGATCAGAGGCTGAAGCCAACTGGGACCACTGGCAGCTGCATGCTCATTACTACCCTCCACTCCTGCGCTCTTCCACTGTCCGGAAATTCATGGTTGGCTACGAAATGCTTGCCCAGGCTCAGAGGGATCTCACCCCTGAGCAG GCTGCGGAGAGACTAAGAGCACTTCCTGAGGTTCATTACAGCCTGGGACCAAAGGACAGGGAGACAGCAGCCATCTCCTGA